The proteins below are encoded in one region of Leishmania mexicana MHOM/GT/2001/U1103 complete genome, chromosome 27:
- a CDS encoding putative cysteine desulfurase has translation MWRASRVFFCAAASTANGAGAVSKAAAAVAAPSSTLPVFKTRPIYMDNQATTPLDPRVLDAMLPYMTEEYGNPNSRTHQYGWSAEEAVEKARKQVADLIGASPKEIFFTSGATECNNIAIKGVGNFLKAKKNHIITLQTEHKCVLDSCRYLEMEGFEVTYLPVQKNGILDLKVLEAAIKPTTSLVSCMAAHNEIGVLQPIREIGALCHSKKVLFHTDAAQALGKVKLDVNADNIDAMSMSSHKVYGPKGCGALYVRRRPRVRLRSPVSGGGQERGVRSGTVATALVVGMGAACEVAMKEWKRDAAHTERLQWRLLNGLQSRLSHLVVNGDLKHRLPGNLNISFSCVEGESLLMGMKDVAVSSGSACTSASLEPSYVLRALGVDAENAHTSIRFGIGRFTTAKEVDLVIEECVKNVERLRELSPLWDLMQEGKTLADVQWR, from the coding sequence ATGTGGCGCGCGTCGCGTGTCTTtttctgcgctgctgcctcgaCGGCCAACGGTGCCGGGGCAGTCTCCaaggctgccgcagctgttGCTGCCCCTTCGTCCACGCTGCCCGTCTTCAAGACTCGACCGATCTACATGGATAATCAGGCCACCACCCCGCTGGACCCCCGCGTGCTGGATGCGATGCTGCCCTACATGACGGAGGAGTACGGCAACCCGAACAGTCGCACCCATCAGTACGGCTGGAGCGCCGAAGAGGCGGTCGAGAAGGCGCGCAAGCAGGTCGCTGATTTGATTGGCGCAAGCCCGAAGGAGATCTTTTTCACTAGTGGCGCGACTGAGTGCAACAACATCGCCATCAAGGGCGTCGGCAACTTCCTCAAGGCCAAGAAGAATCACATCATCACGCTGCAGACAGAGCACAAGTGCGTGCTCGACTCGTGCCGCTACCTGGAGATGGAGGGCTTCGAGGTGACGTACCTGCCGGTGCAGAAGAACGGAATTTTGGACCTgaaggtgctggaggcggcgatcAAGCCCACCACGTCTCTTGTTTCATGCATGGCGGCACACAACGAGATTGGCGTGCTGCAGCCCATCCGCGAGATCGGGGCGCTGTGTCACTCCAAGAAGGTTCTCTTCCacaccgacgcggcgcaAGCTCTGGGCAAGGTCAAGCTCGACGTGAACGCCGACAACATCGATGCCATGTCAATGTCCTCGCATAAGGTTTATGGCCCGAAAGGCTGCGGCGCCCTCTACGTGCGGCGTCGcccgcgcgtgcgccttcGCTCCCctgtcagcggcggcgggcagGAGCGTGGCGTTCGgagcggcaccgtcgccactgCGCTTGTTGTCGGCATGGGCGCTGCTTGTGAGGTTGCCATGAAGGAGTGGAagcgcgacgcggcgcacacagagaggctGCAGTGGCGTCTACTGAACGGACTGCAGAGTCGCCTGTCACACCTTGTCGTGAACGGTGACTTGAAACACCGTCTGCCGGGCAACCTAAACATCAGCTTCTCCTGTGTGGAGGGCGAGAGCTTGCTCATGGGGATGAAGGATGTGGCGGTGTCAAGCGGTAGCGCCTGCACGAGCGCATCGCTCGAGCCCAGCTACGTCCTCCGCGCCCTGGGCGTTGACGCTGAGAACGCGCACACCTCCATCCGCTTTGGCATTGGCCGCTTTACCACTGCGAAGGAGGTGGACCTCGTCATCGAGGAGTGCGTCAAGAACGTCGAGCGCCTGCGTGagctgtcgccgctgtggGATCTGATGCAGGAGGGCAAGACGCTCGCGGACGTGCAGTGGCGTTAG
- a CDS encoding putative vesicular-fusion ATPase-like protein, which produces MCHSLYRLRQCVKLSFTILVLSVGVLSCVDVLARAQADDAAPEILYVRGCRDGAAEARETTGCFAARAAASVSSSTAPAPIASVTLSLQGVHLPSEVQDTDNGDSRAVRHRVLLQEHRRPPLLGQEQSEAETRLLEKIVLTCNRPTASLVFPTQLISCELENPLLSLAGVEGMAPQLVRLVSQPMWFDVRLEERRSGEEAYRTVTVLRRAVELRVSNTTSAKDETSADAPRGQAEKVSWEEVRQHPLERLYAPLPASQDGAKRADGRYDGDGAANGDEVWVELGIGGLKRELRTLFRRVFLSRLPSLAPLAEALQLQHVRGVILYGPPGNGKTLIARNLFRLLGPNTRLSVVNAADILSKFVGESEKNLRDVFEGYDIGTTSKEETAQQENQRFDRSAHKRSGAKKKGALLVLVIDEFEALFRRRGHSSDESSAKAVYDGVTNTLLSLMDGVRSRNDLLVVGLTNRLQAIDSALLRPGRFEVLIEIPAPDVPGREDIFFIHTERLREQNFLAPDVVLRDLALESGGFSGSDIAGTVRSALSYALLRYRSDGLFQAGPHSKEADEGSSGVADAEMIGHRAGDVGGLGLEGTGGSGRMSSSASSPSLFKVTLEDFERAFKDIRSAKDEVSVLSQLSADGDRASTEIADHDGTVSKNIKKATAVIEHVMQSNRTVTGMLAITGAPGTGKSTVARALTRVFDFTTVRYFSCRRLAQLPDHAEQLGKLRDALNDASHTESGIVVLDDYDVLVGVMGTGGYAGNTLRSLLYDYMHRSGGVSRALTANSPLAAVDEAGGNVAMNAESRVSADRNHRILVLTSSLSSVLQQLSVDAHLRVHPVLRRGAKALLQEYRVADPLQSVKAAAAYPVSMSYRTFLRITDMALQRWVRDVENTAAVIGDSQSGDVESTMKLPAYFATSDQMRVVYNEMRARQVAANFYAVGDDAASRSFVAAVRTTVADMGLMDPYQGWSGEGSDEDAKEAAADVDEVVGAADELLW; this is translated from the coding sequence ATGTGTCACTCGCTGTATCGTCTGCGTCAGTGCGTCAAGCTCTCGTTTACCATCTTAGTGCTCTCTGTGGGTGTCCTGTCATGCGTGGACGTCCTTGCTAGAGCGCAGGCAGACGATGCTGCGCCAGAAATCTTGTACGTGCGTGGCTGCCGAGACGGTGCGGCTGAGGCACGGGAGACGACTGGATGCTTTGcggcacgcgccgccgcgtccgtATCGTCGTCGACTGCACCTGCCCCAATCGCAAGTGTCACACTCTCCTTGCAGGGCGTGCACCTTCCGTCAGAGGTGCAAGACACGGACAACGGAGACTCGCGGGCGGTACGGCAccgggtgctgctgcaggagcaccgccgtcctccgCTGCTTGGCCAGGAGCAGAGCGAAGCCGAGACGCGCCTGCTCGAGAAGATTGTCCTGACCTGCAACCGACCCACGGCTTCGCTGGTATTTCCTACACAGCTGATCTCGTGCGAGCTGGAAAACccgctcctcagcctcgctGGCGTGGAGGGCATGGCAccgcagctggtgcggctggTGAGTCAGCCGATGTGGTTCGACGTACGTCTTGAGgagcgacgcagcggcgaggaagcCTACCGCACCGTTACCGTACTGCGCCGTGCGGTGGAGTTGCGGGTGAGCAACACGACGAGCGCCAAAGACGAGACGTCCGCCGACGCGCCGCGGGGACAGGCGGAGAAGGTGTCAtgggaggaggtgcgtcAGCACCCGCTCGAGCGTCTGTACGCGCCGTTGCCGGCGTCTCAGGACGGCGCCAAGCGCGCGGACGGTAGGtacgatggcgacggcgcagcgaatGGCGATGAGGTGTGGGTGGAgctcggcatcggcggcCTCAAGCGTGAGCTCCGCACTCTCTTCCGCcgcgtcttcctctctcgGCTTCCGTCTCTGGCACCGCTCGCCGAAGcgttgcagctgcagcacgtgcGCGGTGTCATTCTCTACGGACCGCCCGGGAACGGCAAAACCCTCATTGCGCGCAACTTGTTCCGCCTGCTGGGCCCTAACACGCGCCTCTCCGTCGTGAACGCGGCGGACATCCTGTCGAAGTTTGTCGGCGAGTCCGAAAAGAACTTGCGGGACGTGTTCGAGGGATACGACATCGGCACGACATCCAAGGAGGAGACTGCACAGCAGGAGAACCAGAGGTTTGACCGCTCGGCGCACAAGAGGAGTGGCGCAAAGAAGAagggcgcgctgctggtgctcgtGATTGACGAGTTCGAGGCActcttccgccgccgcggccactCTAGCGATGAGAGCTCTGCCAAGGCAGTGTACGACGGTGTCACGAACACACTGCTGTCTCTCATGGACGGCGTGAGGAGCCGAAACGACCTGCTGGTTGTCGGCCTGACGAATCGGCTGCAGGCGATCGACTCGGCGCTGCTCCGTCCTGGCCGTTTCGAGGTGCTCATCGAGATCCCCGCGCCGGACGTCCCTGGCCGCGAGGACATCTTTTTCATTCATACAGAGCGACTGCGAGAGCAGAACTTCTTGGCACCCGACGTGGTTCTGCGAGACCTAGCACTGGAAAGCGGCGGGTTTTCCGGATCTGACATCGCCGGCACGGTGCGCTCTGCCCTGAGCTACGCGTTGCTGCGGTATCGCAGTGATGGGCTCTTTCAGGCCGGCCCGCACAGCAAGGAGGCCGACGAGGGGTCGTCTGGCGTGGCGGACGCGGAGATGATTGGCCACCGCGCAGGCGACGTTGGCGGGCTTGGTCTGGAGGGCACAGGAGGGAGCGGCAGGATGAGTTCGTCCGCCTCGTCGCCTTCGCTGTTCAAGGTAACGCTGGAGGACTTTGAGCGCGCCTTCAAGGACATCCGCAGCGCCAAAGATGAGGTGTCTGTCCTGTCGCAGCTCTCCGCTGACGGCGACAGGGCCAGTACCGAGATTGCCGACCACGATGGCACCGTGAGCAAGAACATCAAGAAGGCGACTGCGGTGATTGAGCACGTGATGCAGAGCAACCGCACCGTGACAGGAATGCTCGCCATCACCGGTGCCCCAGGCACCGGCAAGTCCACCGTGGCCCGAGCCCTCACCCGCGTCTTCGACTTCACAACGGTGCGCTACTTTTCTTGTCGTCGCCTGGCGCAGTTGCCCGATCACGCGGAGCAACTGGGAAAGCTTCGGGACGCTCTCAACGACGCCTCGCACACAGAAAGTGGGATCGTGGTCCTCGACGACTACGATGTTCTCGTCGGCGTCATGGGTACCGGTGGCTACGCCGGGAacacgctgcgcagcttGCTGTACGACTACATGCACCGCTCGGGGGGCGTAAGTCGTGCCTTGACCGCGAACTCACCGTTGGCGGCCGTTGATGAGGCAGGAGGTAACGTGGCTATGAACGCTGAAAGCCGTGTCTCGGCAGATCGCAACCACCGCATACTGGTGCTCACGTCATCCCTCTCGTCGGTTCTACAGCAGCTTTCTGTCgatgcgcacctgcgcgtgcATCCAGTGCTGCGACGCGGGGCAAAAGCCCTGCTGCAGGAGTATCGCGTGGCAGACCCACTGCAATCAGtcaaggcggcagcggcctaCCCGGTGTCGATGAGCTACCGCACATTTCTCCGCATCACGGACATGGCCCTGCAGCGGTGGGTGCGGGATGTCGAAAACACAGCGGCAGTCATTGGCGACTCGCAGTCGGGTGACGTGGAGTCGACGATGAAGTTGCCGGCATACTTTGCCACATCTGATCAGATGCGCGTCGTCTACAACGAGATGCGCGCGAGGCAGGTGGCTGCGAACTTTTACGCGGTtggcgacgatgccgccaGCCGCAGCTTTGTCGCCGCAGTGCGCACCACAGTGGCAGATATGGGGTTGATGGACCCGTACCAAGGCTGGAGCGGCGAGGGTAGCGATGAGGACGCCAAGGAGGCCGCGGCGGACGTGGACGAGGTTGTGGGCGCTGCGGATGAACTACTGTGGTAG
- a CDS encoding gBP21, MRP1 yields the protein MFRLVRASAPLATAAASSVRFQSSSPVPAMNQNRRSQNRRSFLPTNSLPKFEIHDVRDDPEHGSMTRVSVDGKQLLVSQFPQLGPRKADPNDTTPQFDRDRRVSLRFRHIDLAGFVSVVENRIPSHHVKNNAFDMAFEKTTNGYVLKGQVHRSNSQVNEEWAVRFEHQFAVTMEHFLESALTESFGFAQHQRALARGDSSPSDSAKGNQDRNRNQNRNQSRRRNNNSNAENQES from the coding sequence ATGTTCCGTCTTGTGCGTGCAAGTGCTCCTCTggcaacggcggccgcctcgtcggTGCGCTTCCAGTCCAGTTCCCCCGTGCCTGCCATGAACCAAAACCGGCGCAGCCAGAACCGTCGCAGCTTTCTCCCTACGAACTCGCTGCCCAAGTTCGAGATACACGACGTGCGCGATGACCCGGAGCACGGGAGTATGACCCGTGTGTCGGTAGACGGGAAGCAGCTGCTTGTTTCTCAGTTCCCGCAACTCGGCCCTCGCAAGGCGGACCCGAACGACACGACGCCGCAGTTTGACCGGGACCGCCGCGTCTCGTTGCGCTTCCGTCACATTGACCTTGCCGGCTTCGTCAGCGTCGTGGAGAACCGTATCCCGAGCCACCACGTTAAGAACAACGCGTTCGACATGGCGTTCGAGAAGACGACGAACGGCTACGTGTTGAAGGGCCAGGTACACCGAAGCAACTCGCAGGTCAATGAGGAGTGGGCGGTTCGCTTCGAGCATCAGTTTGCCGTAACAATGGAGCACTTCCTCGAGAGCGCGCTGACGGAGAGCTTCGGTTTCGCCCAGCACCAGCGGGCCCTGGCGCGTGGGGATAGTTCACCGAGCGACAGCGCCAAAGGCAACCAGGACCGCAACAGAAACCAAAACCGAAATCAAAGCCGTCGTCgtaacaacaacagcaacgccGAAAACCAAGAGAGTTGA